In the Hordeum vulgare subsp. vulgare chromosome 7H, MorexV3_pseudomolecules_assembly, whole genome shotgun sequence genome, one interval contains:
- the LOC123410894 gene encoding vegetative cell wall protein gp1-like: protein MSIQGQLLEVRVTGCRKLRDTEFFSRQDPYVIIDYANNKLRTRTCTDGGRNPSFDEKFHIPLIEGLRELSINVWNSNTINTDDFIGSCRVPLNKVLTSGFDDASWPLQTRHMKSAGEVMLIMHFDVSAMKNKMAGKPTGQYAPSPYGASSASYPAPSAYAAAPPPHQAYAAPAHAPYPAPSAYSTPPPQQPYPHQACPPTSQPPQPYGQPYPPQQLYGQPYPPQQPYGQQPYPPQPYGQPYPPPSAAQSPYPPAPYPGAYPPRPY, encoded by the exons ATGTCGATCCAGGGCCAGCTCCTCGAGGTCAGAG TGACGGGGTGCAGGAAGCTGCGGGACACCGAGTTCTTCTCGCGCCAGGACCCCTACGTCATCATCGACTACGCCAACAACAAGCTGCGCACCAGGACATGCACCG ATGGAGGAAGGAACCCGTCCTTTGACGAGAAGTTTCATATACCACTCATCGAGGGGCTCCGTGAGCTGAGTATCAACGTGTGGAACAGCAACACAATCAACACCGATGACTTCATTGGCAGCTGCAG GGTGCCGCTGAACAAGGTGCTCACGAGTGGCTTCGATGACGCCTCATGGCCCCTCCAGACACGCCATATGAA GTCTGCCGGGGAAGTGATGCTCATTATGCACTTTGATGTCTCAGCAATG AAGAACAAGATGGCAGGTAAACCTACTGGCCAATATGCACCGTCCCCATACGGTGCCTCCTCAGCTTCATACCCAGCTCCTTCAGCATATGCTGCAGCACCACCACCGCACCAAGCTTATGCAGCTCCTGCCCATGCACCATATCCTGCTCCTTCTGCATACTCAACCCCACCTCCTCAGCAGCCGTACCCGCACCAGGCATGTCCTCCTACAAGTCAACCACCACAGCCTTATGGACAACCGTACCCGCCGCAGCAGCTGTACGGGCAACCGTACCCACCGCAGCAGCCATATGGGCAGCAGCCGTACCCGCCACAGCCATATGGGCAGCCGTATCCACCACCTTCAGCAGCACAGTCCCCTTATCCACCTG CGCCGTACCCCGGAGCTTATCCACCGCGGCCATATTGA
- the LOC123409544 gene encoding disease resistance protein RGA5-like → MEDVDAASPLPPGMADPDLKAAMQAPITVMLGPVGLLLRELHSPEQSLLDAEEIRLLRDALTELCIPLMNMSEEDDASFMSRWWMKIVRELCYDAHDYLNFVARDRHGFSELPDCAKAVYSDLLARAKDARERRKGFQWYPKTTWTERWRAHTHEANDRRLSKILALMPGPLAVRTTPGVVLAEAPNKLVELLALDDNVDYKTLKVIPIIGCAGVGKTTAARTLYHKHGGKFQCRAFVSVSPNPDMRGVLTSMLSQLKAPSPPGFPDVLDLIGAIRNHLQGKGYFIVLDDLWTASVWHVVSRAFPRGYRRSRVITTTQVHDVALACSGYHPVCIYKMELLDEHESRELFFRMVFSSAPGDGCSPGTKEVSYEIIRKCEGLPLAIVSIASLLASELSIVMEDWRHIKNSFCSTSQGMKDVLNLMYNSLPIDLRTCLLYLSMYPQGYLMKKDELVKQWVAEGLISAVEGLRRGMVEIAEGYFDELVSRAIVQAVDTKYNGEVLSCTVHHLVLDFIRSKSLEENFVITVDYFQSTLALPDNVRRLSVQFGGVESAYFPESIVTSKVRSLVFWGFFKCAPPSIMEYGFLRILILHIWADEDDGESFDLTGITMLSLLKYLNIECNITVELPHKIGMLRYLETLEVDAILFAVPSDIINLERLLHLRLPSESILPQGLAHMTSLCTLGNFDLSHYSTENVLQLGGLSNLQDLKLTCSMVQPAENLEKNMQLLGSIVEKLSFLQTITLVPASVSSHDDDAWAAPASIIIPPDGFNMASPPPDLLLRRIELSRHCCIFFRVPKWFGELRKLCILRIAIRRLSRNDVEILERMPALVALTLSNQTTPAEKMVMTEEGFHVLRYFKFSCSAPCLSFAQGAMRRLQKLNLGFNSKEWRSDTIENVGLSHLRGLTDVCVRLGAGATDNFNVEVVESALEAVVWNDPNSPSIRIKIVGVIFDGEDESTLAQEIQEDEENRILQIPLNVEALKDFVAWHYTKSGTFSVRSAYHAELEYQFGRHFSNRNWSGNAQLNGVWKELWHLQLSGKIKHFGGEILPGIIACYGVLQTDIYP, encoded by the exons ATGGAGGATGTAGATGCCGCGTCCCCTCTGCCACCCGGGATGGCGGACCCTGATCTTAAAGCAGCGATGCAAGCTCCTATTACTGTTATGCTGGGTCCCGTGGGCCTCCTCCTCCGGGAACTCCATTCTCCCGAGCAAAGTCTTCTCGATGCGGAGGAGATTCGTCTTCTTAGGGATGCTCTCACGGAATTATGCATCCCCCTGATGAATATGTCGGAAGAAGATGACGCTAGCTTCATGTCCCGATGGTGGATGAAGATAGTTCGGGAGCTTTGTTATGACGCCCATGATTATCTCAACTTTGTCGCCCGagatcgtcacggtttttcagaGTTGCCTGATTGTGCCAAGGCTGTTTATTCAGACTTACTTGCTCGTGCCAAGGATGCGAGGGAAAGACGCAAAGGTTTCCAGTGGTATCCCAAGACCACCTGGACTGAGAGGTGGAGAGCCCACACGCACGAAGCCAATGACCGTCGCTTATCCAAAATTTTGGCCCTGATGCCTGGTCCCTTGGCTGTCCGTACCACACCCGGTGTCGTCCTTGCGGAGGCCCCAAACAAGCTTGTGGAGCTGCTAGCTTTAGACGACAACGTCGACTACAAGACACTCAAGGTGATACCTATAATTGGATGTGCAG GTGTTGGAAAGACAACTGCTGCCAGAACCTTGTACCACAAGCATGGAGGGAAATTTCAGTGCCGGGCCTTCGTAAGTGTGTCTCCGAATCCAGATATGAGGGGGGTCCTCACGAGCATGCTCTCACAACTCAAGGCACCAAGTCCCCCTGGTTTTCCTGATGTGCTGGACCTTATTGGTGCTATCAGAAACCATCTCCAAGGCAAAGG GTACTTCATCGTACTTGATGATTTATGGACTGCATCGGTATGGCATGTTGTTAGCCGCGCTTTTCCTCGTGGTTATCGCCGCAGCAGAGTAATAACAACTACACAAGTGCATGACGTAGCATTGGCATGCTCTGGTTATCACCCGGTCTGTATATATAAGATGGAACTTCTTGATGAACATGAATCTCGAGAGTTATTCTTCCGTATGGTGTTTAGCTCGGCCCCAGGAGATGGTTGTTCTCCAGGTACCAAAGAAGTTTCATACGAGATTATCAGAAAATGTGAAGGTTTACCGTTAGCAATTGTAAGTATAGCTAGTCTGTTAGCAAGCGAATTAAGCATCGTCATGGAAGATTGGAGGCACataaaaaattctttttgctccaCTTCCCAAGGGATGAAAGATGTTTTAAACCTTATGTACAATAGTCTTCCAATTGATCTGAGGACATGCTTGCTATATCTGAGCATGTATCCACAGGGCTACTTGATGAAGAAGGATGAGTTGGTGAAGCAGTGGGTAGCCGAAGGTTTAATCAGTGCTGTGGAAGGGTTAAGGAGAGGCATGGTGGAAATTGCTGAGGGTTATTTTGATGAGCTCGTCAGCAGAGCAATAGTCCAAGCCGTGGACACCAAGTATAATGGAGAGGTGTTATCATGTACAGTTCATCATTTGGTACTGGATTTTATTAGGTCCAAATCCTTGGAGGAGAACTTCGTCATCACCGTAGACTACTTTCAATCAACTCTAGCACTCCCTGACAATGTTCGCCGACTGTCGGTCCAGTTTGGAGGGGTAGAAAGTGCATACTTTCCGGAAAGCATCGTAACATCGAAAGTTCGGTCACTTGTATTTTGGGGTTTCTTTAAGTGTGCACCTCCTTCCATTATGGAGTATGGATTTCTTCGTATATTGATTCTTCATATTTGGGCTGATGAAGATGACGGCGAGAGTTTTGACCTCACTGGAATCACGATGCTTTCTCTTCTGAAGTATCTCAATATTGAGTGCAATATCACCGTCGAACTTCCACACAAGATTGGAATGCTGCGATATTTGGAGACACTGGAAGTAGATGCAATACTGTTTGCTGTTCCATCAGATATTATTAATCTGGAGAGGTTACTGCACCTCCGGCTTCCCAGTGAGTCTATTCTGCCTCAAGGACTAGCCCACATGACATCTCTTTGCACTTTGGGGAATTTTGATCTCAGCCATTACTCAACAGAGAATGTATTACAACTTGGAGGGTTGTCTAACCTCCAGGATCTCAAGCTCACCTGTTCTATGGTACAGCCAGCAGAAAATCTGGAAAAGAATATGCAGCTCCTAGGCTCAATTGTTGAGAAGCTCAGCTTCTTACAGACCATAACTTTGGTACCTGCTTCAGTCTCCTCTCATGACGATGATGCTTGGGCTGCACCTGCAAGCATAATTATTCCCCCTGATGGCTTTAACATGGCGTCTCCTCCTCCAGACCTGCTTTTACGAAGGATCGAGCTGTCGCGACACTGCTGCATCTTCTTCCGTGTCCCCAAGTGGTTTGGAGAGCTCAGGAAACTCTGCATTCTTAGGATTGCAATTAGGAGGCTGTCCAGGAATGATGTTGAAATCCTGGAAAGAATGCCTGCCCTCGTTGCTCTCACCTTATCTAATCAGACAACTCCTGCAGAAAAGATGGTCATGACCGAGGAGGGATTTCATGTACTCAGGTACTTCAAGTTCTCGTGTTCTGCACCATGCCTGTCATTTGCGCAAGGAGCAATGCGCAGACTCCAAAAGCTCAACCTAGGATTTAACTCAAAAGAATGGAGATCGGATACCATCGAAAATGTTGGCTTGAGTCACTTGAGAGGCCTTACAGATGTATGTGTAAGACTTGGTGCTGGGGCTACTGACAACTTCAACGTAGAAGTTGTCGAGTCGGCATTGGAGGCTGTCGTCTGGAATGACCCCAACTCTCCCAGTATCAGAATAAAAATTGTGGGTGTGATTTTTGATGGTGAGGATGAGAGCACCCTGGCTCAGGAGATTCAAGAGGACGAGGAAAACAG AATATTACAGATTCCACTAAATGTTGAAGCGCTCAAAGATTTTGTGGCATGGCACTATACAAAGTCTGGAACCTTCTCTGTTCGTTCGGCATACCATGCAGAACTTGAATACCAGTTTGGGCGCCACTTTTCAAACCGAAATTGGTCAGGGAATGCTCAACTTAATGGGGTCTGGAAGGAACTCTGGCACCTCCAGCTATCGGGAAAGATCAAACACTTTGGTGGGGAAATTCTTCCGGGAATTATAGCGTGCTACGGTGTACTGCAGACAGACATATACCCTTGA
- the LOC123410640 gene encoding disease resistance protein RGA4-like yields the protein MEFAVAAFSAVAAAAVSKLSGVKGRPNADARSISDDLSSIKATMLDHADDVLRPMSFLRAEYFAQLRALACDIEDCIDCFNAKMMTDDEFATKIAGLKERSTETTDRIKRFGFIPPAQGAAAQEAAVAVPAEIHNLHSSMKGNRHGDYLNCLLYFCLFPPNYHVRTKPLIRRLTAEGLVGREQAAINNLEKFIESSIIRSTRTSNNGKVRGFQTTCDAIRQYISQRSISENFILLCDGAAELPEEHPRRLSVYPCANAQLNLPQSLSLLRTLAIFATGEVDPASYEALLEFSQYGLLRVLDLKECDHLSDGHIQAIYNQVLMKYLSIKSGIIDRVTREVGNLKQLETLDLSGSQQLVTVYKEVLLLPKLKHLLGKFQLSRTDTFSMPVLGWFHSELEQFLSGNKSMLETLAGFVTGKRYGFPQLMSLMKRLRKVKIWCKSDASPENLGVLSSAIMKFIRDGTEAPHLKRSLSIDFEACSREFVGEIEAVAGKLDSLKLRGQLRRLPLFVVELSALEELCLWSTGLSWEVIRKGLSFVGGLKYLKLIEDNLGLIDIWNDHLISIERLSIVFNDPMLTDITIQDGALPCLVSLHIICPFLLPGRALGIKIAHMTQLNEVALHPDIDVEIKDEWQRVVDGHTNRPVPILLSIEGP from the coding sequence ATGGAGTTTGCTGTGGCGGCATTTAGCGCAGTAGCTGCCGCCGCCGTGTCGAAGCTAAGCGGCGTGAAGGGGAGGCCGAACGCTGATGCTAGGAGCATCAGTGACGATCTCAGCTCGATCAAAGCTACCATGCTAGACCATGCTGATGATGTCCTCCGGCCTATGAGTTTCCTGCGGGCAGAATATTTTGCGCAACTGAGGGCCTTGGCATGTGACATCGAAGACTGTATAGACTGCTTCAACGCCAAGATGATGACTGATGATGAATTTGCCACCAAAATTGCCGGACTCAAGGAGAGATCAACTGAAACGACTGATCGGATAAAGAGGTTCGGCTTTATTCCTCCTGCACAAGGGGCTGCAGCACAAGAGGCCGCTGTTGCTGTCCCCGCAGAGATCCATAATCTTCATTCTTCGATGAAGGGTAATCGTCATGGTGATTACCTCAACTGCTTGCTATATTTCTGCTTGTTCCCACCTAATTATCATGTGAGGACTAAGCCCCTCATTAGGAGATTGACCGCTGAAGGGCTAGTAGGAAGAGAGCAAGCCGCAATTAACAATTTGGAGAAGTTCATTGAGTCTAGTATCATCAGATCCACCCGGACAAGCAACAATGGGAAGGTGAGGGGATTCCAAACTACCTGCGACGCGATTCGACAGTACATCTCGCAACGATCCATATCTGAGAATTTCATACTGTTATGTGATGGTGCGGCCGAATTGCCGGAGGAACATCCCCGCAGGCTGTCTGTGTATCCTTGTGCAAATGCCCAACTGAATTTGCCTCAGAGTTTATCTCTTCTGAGGACACTGGCTATATTTGCTACTGGTGAGGTGGATCCCGCAAGTTATGAAGCTCTTTTAGAGTTTTCCCAGTATGGATTGCTGCGGGTGCTGGATCTGAAAGAATGTGATCACCTGAGCGATGGCCATATCCAGGCTATCTACAACCAGGTGCTGATGAAGTACCTGAGCATCAAATCGGGCATCATTGACCGGGTTACAAGGGAAGTCGGGAACCTGAAGCAGTTGGAGACACTCGACCTGAGCGGGAGCCAGCAGTTAGTGACGGTGTACAAAGAGGTCCTGCTGCTGCCCAAATTGAAGCACCTCCTTGGCAAGTTCCAGCTTTCGAGAACCGATACCTTTTCTATGCCTGTATTGGGATGGTTTCACTCGGAGCTAGAGCAGTTCCTGAGTGGTAATAAAAGTATGCTAGAGACGCTAGCAGGATTTGTCACCGGCAAGAGATACGGATTTCCGCAACTGATGAGTCTCATGAAACGACTGCGGAAGGTGAAGATATGGTGCAAATCTGACGCAAGTCCAGAAAACCTGGGTGTTCTTTCAAGCGCCATTATGAAATTCATTCGTGATGGCACCGAAGCGCCTCATCTTAAGCGGTCCCTATCAATCGACTTCGAAGCATGCTCGAGAGAGTTCGTGGGTGAAATAGAGGCAGTCGCGGGCAAGCTCGACTCGCTTAAGCTGCGCGGCCAACTAAGGAGACTCCCCCTGTTTGTTGTGGAGCTAAGCGCTCTCGAGGAGCTGTGCCTTTGGTCGACTGGTCTGAGTTGGGAGGTTATTCGAAAAGGGCTGAGCTTCGTGGGGGGGCTAAAATATCTCAAGCTTATTGAAGACAACCTTGGGCTCATCGACATATGGAATGATCACCTCATAAGCATTGAACGGTTATCCATCGTGTTCAATGATCCAATGCTAACAGACATAACAATCCAAGATGGCGCTCTGCCTTGTCTTGTGTCGCTTCATATCATCTGTCCATTCCTTCTTCCTGGAAGAGCACTTGGTATCAAAATCGCACACATGACTCAGCTGAATGAAGTAGCACTCCATCCTGACATCGACGTTGAAATAAAAGACGAATGGCAACGTGTTGTCGACGGCCATACAAATAGGCCCGTACCCATCCTTTTGTCCATTGAAGGACCCTGA